From Vitis vinifera cultivar Pinot Noir 40024 chromosome 14, ASM3070453v1, a single genomic window includes:
- the LOC100245690 gene encoding cytochrome P450 724B1: MVELGALPTVLALFLGLVLAFLVKFFFSREHTNLPHGKMGWPLLGETLAYLKPHKSDSIGIFLQEHCSRYGKVFKSHLFGHRTIVSCDHELNMFILQNEEKLFQSSYPQALHGILGRNSLILVSGDVHKKLRSLALGMIGGTKSTVNFLPSIERLSISMMELWKGCKEVVFCKEAKRFTFNLMMKQSLSIGPDEAVTAQILEDFHTFMKGFVSLPIYIPGTSYHKAVKARERITSTVKGIIEGRRKENRLQNGDFLDVILSKENLTDEERVSLILDLLLGGHETTATLMALLIYFLAHSPQALQQLREEHLAIRKNKNDGELLSWEDYKQMNFTLNVIYEGLRCGNVVKFVHRKSLEDIRFKEYLIPAGWKVLPVFTAVHHDPCLHENPWDFNPWRWDDQATNKKVSFFGGGQRLCPGADLAKLETAFFLHHLVLNYRWKIKGDNFPLAYPYVEFHKELAIEIEPIHKTLEQKC; encoded by the exons ATGGTTGAGTTGGGGGCCTTGCCAACAGTATTGGCTCTATTTCTAGGACTAGTTTTGGCTTTTCTTGTGAAATTCTTCTTTTCCAGAGAGCATACGAACTTACCTCATGGGAAAATGGGATGGCCCCTTCTGGGGGAGACTCTTGCCTACCTGAAGCCACATAAATCCGACTCTATAGGGATCTTCTTGCAGGAACATTGCTCTAG GTATGGGAAAGTCTTCAAATCACATCTATTTGGTCACAGAACCATAGTTTCCTGCGACCATGAGCTCAACATGTTCATTCTTCAGAATGAAGAGAAGCTATTCCAGTCCAGCTATCCCCAGGCCCTTCATGGCATCTTAGGAAGAAATTCTTTGATTCTTGTGTCCGGGGACGTTCACAAAAAGCTAAGAAGTCTTGCTCTAGGCATGATTGGTGGTACTAAGTCGACAGTCAACTTCCTTCCTTCCATAGAAAGACTGTCAATATCAATGATGGAGTTATGGAAAGGATGCAAAGAAGTTGTCTTCTGCAAAGAAGCTAAAAGG TTCACGTTCAATCTCATGATGAAGCAAAGTCTAAGTATTGGACCAGATGAGGCAGTGACCGCTCAGATATTGGAAGACTTCCATACCTTCATGAAGGGCTTTGTGTCTCTCCCAATATATATCCCAGGAACCTCCTATCATAAGGCTGTGAAG GCTAGAGAAAGGATCACCTCTACTGTCAAAGGGATCATAGAAGGAAGGAGGAAAGAGAACAGGCTTCAAAATGGAGACTTTCTAGATGTGATTTTATCAAAGGAGAACTTAACTGATGAAGAGAGAGTGAGTCTTATTTTGGATCTGTTGCTTGGAGGCCATGAAACCACTGCCACACTGATGGCTTTACTCATCTACTTTCTCGCACATTCACCACAAGCTCTTCAACAGCTGAGG GAGGAACACCTAGccataaggaaaaacaaaaacgaTGGAGAGCTCTTGAGTTGGGAAGATTACAAGCAGATGAACTTCACCCTCAAT GTCATATATGAAGGCCTGAGATGTGGGAATGTGGTCAAGTTTGTGCACAGAAAATCTCTTGAAGATATCAGATTCAAAG AGTATCTCATTCCTGCAGGATGGAAGGTTCTCCCTGTCTTTACTGCAGTGCACCATGATCCCTGTCTTCATGAAAATCCTTGGGATTTCAACCCTTGGAGATGGGAC GATCAAGCAACCAACAAAAAGGTCAGCTTCTTTGGCGGAGGACAGCGGCTGTGTCCAGGGGCAGACCTAGCCAAATTGGAAACCGCTTTCTTCCTTCACCATCTTGTCCTCAACTATAG GTGGAAAATAAAAGGAGATAATTTCCCTCTTGCTTACCCTTATGTGGAGTTCCACAAAGAATTGGCGATTGAGATAGAGCCAATACACAAGACATTGGAACAGAAATGTTAG
- the LOC100260965 gene encoding ras-related protein RABB1b — MSYDYLFKYIIIGDTGVGKSCLLLQFTDKRFQPVHDLTIGVEFGARMVTIDGRPIKLQIWDTAGQESFRSITRSYYRGAAGALLVYDITRRETFNHLASWLEDARQHANPNMTIMLIGNKCDLAHRRAVSKEEGEQFAKENGLLFLEASARTAQNVEEAFIKTAARILQNIQEGVFDLSNESSGIKVGYGRPQGPSGDGTVSQRGGCCN; from the exons ATGTCTTACGACTATCTCTTCAAATACATCATCATCGGCGACACAG GTGTTGGGAAATCTTGTCTGCTGCTGCAATTCACAGACAAGAGGTTTCAACCGGTGCATGATCTCACAATTGGAGTCGAATTTGGGGCCCGCATGGTCACCATCGACGGAAGACCCATCAAACTCCAGATTTGGGACACC GCTGGGCAAGAATCATTCAGGTCCATCACTAGATCTTACTACAGAGGAGCAGCAGGTGCTCTTCTGGTTTATGACATAACCAG GAGAGAGACCTTTAATCATCTAGCTAGCTGGCTTGAGGATGCACGACAGCATGCAAACCCCAACATGACAATCATGCTCATAGGGAACAAGTGTGATCTTGCCCATAGGAGGGCCGTCAGCAAAGAGGAAGGGGAGCAATTTGCAAAGGAAAATGGACTTCTATTTTTAGAGGCATCTGCAAGAACAGCACAAAATGTTGAGGAG GCCTTCATAAAGACTGCTGCAAGGATCCTTCAGAATATTCAGGAAGGCGTGTTTGATCTATCCAATGAG TCATCTGGCATCAAGGTTGGGTATGGGCGGCCACAAGGTCCATCAGGAGATGGAACGGTTAGTCAGAGAGGCGGATGTTGCAACTAA